In Deltaproteobacteria bacterium, the following are encoded in one genomic region:
- the nifU gene encoding Fe-S cluster assembly scaffold protein NifU yields MQYSEKVMEHFRNPRNVGEIENPDGVGKVGNPVCGDIMELTIKVDGGIITDAKFKTFGCGAAIATSSMVTELVKNKTIEDALKISNRAVAEALGGLPPIKMHCSVLAEEALKRALDDYRMRSTKSATGKAA; encoded by the coding sequence ATGCAGTACAGTGAAAAGGTTATGGAGCATTTCAGGAATCCGAGAAATGTCGGTGAAATTGAAAACCCCGATGGGGTGGGAAAGGTAGGAAACCCCGTATGCGGTGATATTATGGAACTCACTATCAAGGTTGATGGCGGCATTATCACTGATGCAAAGTTCAAGACCTTCGGCTGCGGTGCTGCGATTGCCACGAGTTCCATGGTTACGGAACTGGTGAAGAACAAGACAATTGAAGACGCCTTGAAGATATCCAACCGGGCCGTTGCGGAAGCGTTAGGGGGACTCCCGCCCATCAAGATGCACTGTTCTGTTCTGGCGGAAGAGGCGTTAAAAAGGGCCCTCGATGATTATCGGATGCGGTCAACAAAATCCGCAACCGGCAAGGCTGCATAG